A single bacterium DNA region contains:
- the cysC gene encoding adenylyl-sulfate kinase, with translation MSEPKGKNLTWHEGQVSRDDREKKLGQKGCTIWLTGLSGSGKSTIAVAAEKALAEKGHLTYILDGDNIRMGLNSNLGFSPEDRTENIRRIGEVSKLFTDAGIICFTSFISPYRADRDQVREIMGEGDFIEAWVQASVETCEGRDVKGLYKKARAGEIPEFTGISAPYEEPLNAELALDTNGQSVDESVAQLIAFLDKSGYLS, from the coding sequence GTGTCGGAACCCAAGGGAAAGAACCTCACGTGGCACGAAGGTCAGGTCAGCCGTGACGACCGCGAGAAGAAGCTCGGCCAGAAGGGCTGCACGATCTGGCTGACGGGGCTCTCCGGCTCCGGCAAGTCGACGATCGCCGTGGCCGCCGAGAAGGCGCTCGCCGAGAAGGGCCACCTCACGTACATCCTCGACGGCGACAACATCCGCATGGGCCTCAACTCGAACCTCGGCTTCTCGCCGGAGGATCGGACGGAGAACATCCGGCGGATCGGCGAAGTGTCGAAGCTCTTCACCGACGCCGGCATCATCTGCTTCACGTCCTTCATCTCGCCGTATCGCGCCGACCGAGACCAGGTCCGCGAGATCATGGGCGAGGGGGACTTCATCGAGGCCTGGGTGCAGGCCTCGGTCGAGACCTGCGAAGGCCGCGACGTGAAGGGTCTCTACAAGAAGGCCCGCGCGGGCGAGATCCCGGAGTTCACCGGCATCTCCGCGCCGTACGAGGAGCCGCTGAACGCCGAGCTCGCGCTCGACACGAACGGGCAGTCGGTCGACGAGAGCGTCGCCCAGCTGATCGCGTTCCTCGACAAGAGCGGATACCTCTCCTAG